The genomic stretch CGGCGTTGACGCACCCATTTGCGTCGATAGCAAGATGCCTGCTAGCGCCGCCAGGAACCCGACCAAAATAAAGTTCAACAACATGTGGGGCCCGACGCGGATGCCAGCCTCCTTGGCGGCGTCCCGGTTACCGCCAACGGCGAAAACGTTGCGTCCGTGGATCGAATACTTCAGGACGAGGTGCAAAAGGATGGTGAGAAGTATGAATATCAGCGCCAGCACGGGCATTCCAAACAAGGAGCTGGCGCCAAAATCGGAATAAGCCAGGTCGTAGGCGTAAAAAGACTGCTCGTCGGTGTAGACAAACACCAGGCCTCTGACCCCTATCATTGCGCCAAGGGTAACAATGAATGCATCCACACCGGTTTTCCAGGCAATTAGTCCATTAAGCCCACCGATCAGAATTCCCGAGAGCAAACCTATGCATACCGCTCCGGAAATTCCCACTTGGTCTTGTAAACCAACGGCGAGACTGGCAGCAAGCGCCAAGGTTGCGCCGACCGACAAATCAATATTGCCATTGATCATGACATACGTCATACCCAAAGCAATCAGGCCGATGGTCGACGCCTGGACAAGGATATTTGTGAAATTATCAATATCGAAAAAATAGGGCGATGCAAAACTGAAAAACACAAAACACGCTATAACAAATATCCATATAGGCTGTGTTTTAACCATGGAAAATATACGATTCATTGTCATTATCCCCGTTATATTTCGGGTTTCAGTAAGAACTAAATAATTTGCCACGCTTGGCTGCAATATCGAGCCAGACAGCAACAATAATAACGACCCAGGTAACGAGCCACTGAGCGTAGTACGGATACCCCAGCAGCAAGAGTCCGTTCTGGATCAGCGCAAGGATAAGCACCCCTATCACTGTTCTTACAATACTTCCGGATCCACCCAGCAGGCTCGTACCGCCAAGAATGACACCCGCGAGTACCAATAGCTCATAGCCTTCGCCCACGTTATTTTGTGACCCCATCACTCGGGAGCCAAGAATCAGCGCAGCACAGCCTGTGGTAAACGCGGATAACAGATAGGTATTGAATACAAGGCGGTTTCTCCGAAGGCCAGAGAACAAGGCTGCCGTTCCATTACCGCCAATCGCAAATATCTTTCGCCCAAAGCCGCTCTTCAAAAGCACTATTTGTAAAATAATACCCAGAACAATAAAGATCAGCGCTGGCACCGGAACGCCAAGGAGCTCATCCCTGCCAAAAAATGAAAACCAGGTACTTTGCTGATCTGATATATCGACATTCTTGCCACCCGTGTAGACAAGAGTAATACCCTGAATGGCCGACAACATTCCGAGAGTGACGATAAGTGAGTTGAGGCGCAAATAGCCAATCAAGTAGCCATTGATAGCACCAATCAACAACGTAAAGATGAACATCAGCGGAATTGCCATCCCCGGCCCCACCTTATCGTGAAGGTCAACCACCAGAACCGTTGCAAAGGACAACAGAGAACCCACTGACAGATCCAGATTTCCTCCTATCACTACGAAAGTCACGCCAAGCGCGATGGTTCCGATAATGGAGGCCTGCATCACCACGGTCAGAAAATTATCGGTACTGAGGAATTTATCAGTCGTGAGCGAGAAAATAGCAACACAGAGGACGAAAACGACTGATATTCCGTGTTTCCCGAAAAACTGAAGCGGAGATACCCCTCTGCTTGCTAACCCTGGTCTGAAAGAATCCGGCAAAGCTTTCATGATTTGACTCCACTAACCGGGGGCCTGTCAGATGACGGCCCCCGCGTATTGCTAGGTTTCCCCGTTTCAAAAAACAGGCTTTTCAAATTCGTCCATGTTTTCAGGGGTAATCTTTGGAGTCTCGAAGTAGCTCATCTTTTCCACGTCTTTGCCTTGAGCGGCGGCAATCGCGATTTTCAGGGCATTGCGGGCATCCTCTCGGGGAGACTGGTATACCGAACCATGGTATTCACCCCGAGCCATGGCCTCGTAACCGACCGCAAAATTGGTCGCGCCGATGAAAACAATCTCGTCGGCCCGGCCAACAGATTTTGCCGCATTCAGGGCGCCCACACCCATGTTATCGTCAGCCGCGTAAACGCCGTCGATGTCTTCATAGCGGGTCAGAAAGCCTTCCATCACGCGCTGTGCTTTCGCGCGGTTCCAGTCACCCGGCTGGGTATCCAGGATTTTTACATTGGGGCATACCTCGGGCAGGCGGTCTTCAAAGCCCTTTTGCCGTTCTATGGCGGTTGTATATCCTGGCTGGCCGGTAATCTGGACAATCTGGCCTTTACCGTCGAGCTGGTTACACATCATTTCGGCGGCATAGGCGCCCTGCTGGATGTTATTGGGGCCAGAGAAGGCCGCGATGAATGGCTGGCCGGCTTCAGCAATATTGGAGTTTGTTACAACGACCGGTATACCCGCCTCTTTGGCGCGTTTGACGACCGGCACAACCGCCCGACCATCCGTTGGCCAGATGATAATCACGTCAACCTGTTGCTGGATCAGATTCTTCACTTGTGAGATCTGGCGGGCAACATTACCACCGGCATCAAGAACCACGGCCTCAACGTTATCTGCCTTTGCAGCAGCCTCCTCAAACGCCTGCTCATAGGTCGTCTGATAACTGTCCACGCCGACGTTGTTCTGAGTAATACCAACCTTGATGGGCTCCGCCTGGGCCATCCCGGAAAACACCAGACTGAATGATCCGGCGAGCAGAAACGCCTTTCCGATTTTCTGAATAGTACGAATTGAACTTACCTGAACTTTCATCGCTTTGACTCCGTTGTTTGTTTTTGTCGGAACAGAGGTATTTGAAATCCTCACCTCTAATCGTTGCAGAGTGCAAGACATAATGCAAACGTTTGCACCATTTATCCGTCAGCACTGACCTCAGTGTTGATGGCCCTCCTCAACCTGGCCCTTTTCAACAAGCAGGACCTCTGTAGTGATCAAAAGTGTGGCCAGTGAAGCCGCAGTCTGAACGGCCAACCGGGTAACTTTTGTGGGATCAATAATTCCTGACTCAAACAACTGCTCGATTTCCCCCGTTGCAGCGTTCAAGCCCCAGTCGAGACTGCCTCCGCGGATGTTCTCGATAATCACTCCAGGCACCAGCCCGGCATTTTCCGCAATGGTTGAGAGCGGCGCCTCCAACGCCCTGACGGTAAGAGCGTACCCGGCAGCTTCATCGGGCGTGAGATCATCAGGTGGGCTCATTCTCTCGATTGCCCGCACAAGTGATACACCGCCTCCCGGCACATATCCTTCTTCGACCGCCGCACGTGTAGCCTGGATAGCATCCTCAATTCGATCCTTTCTCTCTTCCAATTCTACTTCTGTCGCGGCACCCACCTTGATAACCCCGATGCCACCGGAAAGCCTCGCTTTTCGTTGCATCAGCTTTTCACGGTCATAGTCTGAGAACGCATCCGGAATCTGCTGTTTGATCTGGTCAATTCGGTCCGTGATCGCATCCGGGTCACCAGCCCCATCGATAATGGTGCAGCTGTCCTGGGTGATCACGACTCGCCTCGCGCTGCCCAGGTCAGATTCCTGGAGATCCGCAATGGTGACACCGAGTTCGCTGGATACGAGCCGGGCCCCCGTCAGGATTGCAATATCCGCGATCATGTTTTTACGCCGGTCACCAAAACCTGGCGACTTTACAGCCGCAACTTTTACTCGCCCCTTCATGTGGTTAACGATCAGCGTTGGCAGAGTGTCATGCTCAAACTCTTCGGCAATAATCAGAAGCGGGCGCCGATCCCGTCCGACGGCTTCCAGTAACGGAACCAGATCATTGAAGGAGTCAAACTTGCCATCAACGGCCATAATCAGAGGATTTTCGAAGTCCACTGACATCGTCTTATGATCGTTAATGAAATGAGGCGAGGCATACCCACGGTCAAACTGCATCCCCTTGACCAACTTAAGTTCCAGATCAAGACCTGTGCCGTCCTCGACCGTGATGACTCCTTCGCTGCCAATCTCATTCATGGCATCCGCGATCAATTGACCCACCGCGCGGTCTCCGTTGGCGGAAATCGTCGCGATGCGACGGATGGATTCCGGTTCGCTGCAAGGCCGTGACATGCTATCAAGCGCGCTCACAGCATCTCTTGTCGCCTGCTCTATGCCCCGTTTGATCGCCACTGGACTCATATTCGCGGCTACTGCCCTCATTCCCTCGTTCATCAGGGCCTGAGCAAGAACCGTGGCCGTTGTGGTTCCGTCACCAACTTCTTCATTTACTCTTGATGCGACGTTACGTGCAAGGCGCGCACCGGTGTCTTCAATTTCGTCTTCCAGTTCCGTTTCCTTCGCAACCGATACACCATCTTTTGTTACGTAGGGCAAACGGTCTTTCTTACTGACCACGACATGCCGGCCACAGGGGCCAAGCGTTGCCTTTACTGCATCACCGAGCGTGTTGATTCCGCGCAATAGTGAATTCCGGGCTTCTTGATTGAACTGAATATGCTTGGCTGACATAAGCACTGAACTCCTGGATATCGGTTAATGGTTAGCTTGCTTGCTCACTGACCCATGCCAGCACGTCGCCAAGGTGAACGATCACCCTGTTGACACCTTCTACGACGACCACCTCACCCCGTCCGGGAGCAAAGAATACAGTGTCGCCTCTCTGCATACCTTCAAAACGGGACCTGGCGTCATAGCCAACTTCAACGACACGCCCTTTCGGTGACTCTGCGGAACTTCTGTTAGACATGACAATGCCGTGAGCAGACTCGTGTCGCTGCTCTATTAACTCCAATACAAGGCGATCGGGAGCGGGATGCAACGTCATAATAAGACTCTCCAATTGGTAAACCTGTTGCGTTTGCTTATAGTTATTTCGGTCCGATGAACACTCGGAATTTAATGTAGCGCAATCGTTTGCATTTGTAAAACGTCTTGGCTAGACTGGGATTTCCACTCGACATCAAACAAAGACAAATTGCGGGGAAATGATGGATAAGACACGCTTGCAAGGTAAAAACTGCCTGATTACCGGTTCAGCCCGGGGCATGGGCGCCGCCGTCGCGGAGTACTACGCCGAGCAGGGCGCAAAAGTGTGCGTTGCGGATATCAACATCGACGGCT from Marinobacter subterrani encodes the following:
- a CDS encoding sugar ABC transporter substrate-binding protein, yielding MKVQVSSIRTIQKIGKAFLLAGSFSLVFSGMAQAEPIKVGITQNNVGVDSYQTTYEQAFEEAAAKADNVEAVVLDAGGNVARQISQVKNLIQQQVDVIIIWPTDGRAVVPVVKRAKEAGIPVVVTNSNIAEAGQPFIAAFSGPNNIQQGAYAAEMMCNQLDGKGQIVQITGQPGYTTAIERQKGFEDRLPEVCPNVKILDTQPGDWNRAKAQRVMEGFLTRYEDIDGVYAADDNMGVGALNAAKSVGRADEIVFIGATNFAVGYEAMARGEYHGSVYQSPREDARNALKIAIAAAQGKDVEKMSYFETPKITPENMDEFEKPVF
- a CDS encoding ABC transporter permease, coding for MNRIFSMVKTQPIWIFVIACFVFFSFASPYFFDIDNFTNILVQASTIGLIALGMTYVMINGNIDLSVGATLALAASLAVGLQDQVGISGAVCIGLLSGILIGGLNGLIAWKTGVDAFIVTLGAMIGVRGLVFVYTDEQSFYAYDLAYSDFGASSLFGMPVLALIFILLTILLHLVLKYSIHGRNVFAVGGNRDAAKEAGIRVGPHMLLNFILVGFLAALAGILLSTQMGASTPNLGRNYELWTITAVVLGGTRLTGGFGSIIGTLGGVLAIAILRNGMNMLQVPSFYVLIVLGTILITVLFLDKQFGEPQGQGVKA
- a CDS encoding ABC transporter permease, with the protein product MKALPDSFRPGLASRGVSPLQFFGKHGISVVFVLCVAIFSLTTDKFLSTDNFLTVVMQASIIGTIALGVTFVVIGGNLDLSVGSLLSFATVLVVDLHDKVGPGMAIPLMFIFTLLIGAINGYLIGYLRLNSLIVTLGMLSAIQGITLVYTGGKNVDISDQQSTWFSFFGRDELLGVPVPALIFIVLGIILQIVLLKSGFGRKIFAIGGNGTAALFSGLRRNRLVFNTYLLSAFTTGCAALILGSRVMGSQNNVGEGYELLVLAGVILGGTSLLGGSGSIVRTVIGVLILALIQNGLLLLGYPYYAQWLVTWVVIIVAVWLDIAAKRGKLFSSY
- the groL gene encoding chaperonin GroEL (60 kDa chaperone family; promotes refolding of misfolded polypeptides especially under stressful conditions; forms two stacked rings of heptamers to form a barrel-shaped 14mer; ends can be capped by GroES; misfolded proteins enter the barrel where they are refolded when GroES binds), producing MSAKHIQFNQEARNSLLRGINTLGDAVKATLGPCGRHVVVSKKDRLPYVTKDGVSVAKETELEDEIEDTGARLARNVASRVNEEVGDGTTTATVLAQALMNEGMRAVAANMSPVAIKRGIEQATRDAVSALDSMSRPCSEPESIRRIATISANGDRAVGQLIADAMNEIGSEGVITVEDGTGLDLELKLVKGMQFDRGYASPHFINDHKTMSVDFENPLIMAVDGKFDSFNDLVPLLEAVGRDRRPLLIIAEEFEHDTLPTLIVNHMKGRVKVAAVKSPGFGDRRKNMIADIAILTGARLVSSELGVTIADLQESDLGSARRVVITQDSCTIIDGAGDPDAITDRIDQIKQQIPDAFSDYDREKLMQRKARLSGGIGVIKVGAATEVELEERKDRIEDAIQATRAAVEEGYVPGGGVSLVRAIERMSPPDDLTPDEAAGYALTVRALEAPLSTIAENAGLVPGVIIENIRGGSLDWGLNAATGEIEQLFESGIIDPTKVTRLAVQTAASLATLLITTEVLLVEKGQVEEGHQH